In the Nicotiana tabacum cultivar K326 chromosome 16, ASM71507v2, whole genome shotgun sequence genome, one interval contains:
- the LOC107829570 gene encoding cuscuta receptor 1-like, protein MEISTLLWFWVIVLVGLVYGNSTCLEEERIALLHIKAAFKNTHYSTWVDNKKSDCCKWEGVKCSNSTTMQVIELSVHGTDPKQNTIYFNASMFLPFQSLVVLNLPNNYLVGWFENEGFDKLSELRNLKVLDLSGNKFNLGVLSSLSQLTSLKSLILSGNPLDSVPTKPSFDKLTNLSNLEVLDLGYTLRNHNDLQSILNLNDFTRLKYLDISGNHLHTFGSFDYDWCHFKNLQELRVGSNNFDGMLPSCLANLTFLQSVDISNNRFTGNIASSPLSKLTSLVSLNVLNNNLEVPVSFEAFANHSSLIEVYTDGNIGVPETESRAWVPTFQLKIFSMSNCTHLQTLPRFLHYQNQLTFLDFSLNHLRGSFPNWLFQNNTQLTGLSLGGNAFIGSFNLPLHAHPSVKYIGISENRLSGQLQANISSVIPNLVLLKMSGNYLEGQIPASVWQMKRLEALDLANNHFSGELPTEVVIPQSMQYLHLNGNNFTGEIPKSLSSTNLAVLELSNNSLSGMIPQWMGQMSGLVLLAMSHNHLRGPIPVELCNLDRLRFLDLSENQFSGLVPSCFSHLEHLFLNKNHLSGNLTHGSTNNSALLTLDLSDNNIVGTIPQWIGNLPALNILLLKNNKFEGEIPNHLCHLQRLRMLDLSHNHLTESIPSCLSNISQEVTSQQMFRLPALKSFAFQSVAFTSVYTMFDAVRMKVEFTTKSSSFNYEGGPLLYMSGIDLSSNHLSGEVPIELGNLSEIQVLNFSHNNLIGSIPKTFSNLHEIGCIDLSYNKLSGRIPDELLELHSLAVFSVAHNNLSGAVPELKGQFSTFDESSYEGNPFLCGPPLHINCTNAQLEHPIQSNDGNEEEGEDGFIDMEIFYISFSVAFPVFFIGVITTLCVNSSWRNQWFHFVENLVFSCYYFLVDRVTDICSKVTS, encoded by the exons ATGGAGATCAGTACTTTACTATGGTTTTGGGTAATTGTTTTGGTTGGTTTGGTTTATGGTAATTCAACCTGTTTGGAAGAAGAGAGAATTGCTCTGTTGCATATCAAAGCAGCCTTTAAAAATACTCATTATTCCACTTGGGTGGATAATAAGAAAAGTGACTGCTGTAAATGGGAAGGTGTAAAATGTAGTAACAGTACTACAATGCAAGTAATTGAACTCTCTGTCCATGGGACAGACCCAAAACAGAATACTATATATTTCAATGCGTCTATGTTTCTGCCATTTCAAAGTCTTGTGGTTCTAAACTTGCCTAACAACTACTTAGTAGGTTGGTTTGAAAATGAAG GTTTTGATAAGTTGTCTGAGTTAAGGAATTTGAAGGTTCTTGATTTAAGTGGTAATAAGTTCAATCTTGGTGTTCTCTCGTCTCTCAGTCAGCTTACATCTCTCAAGTCTTTAATTCTCAGCGGCAATCCTTTGGACAGTGTGCCTACTAAACCTA GCTTTGACAAACTCACAAATTTGAGCAACTTGGAAGTCCTTGACTTAGGATATACTCTCAGAAATCACAACGATCTGCAATCAATCTTAA ATTTAAATGATTTCACCAGATTGAAGTATCTGGATATATCCGGGAATCATTTACATACTTTTGGATcatttgattacg ACTGGTGCCATTTTAAAAACCTCCAAGAGCTCAGAGTTGGTAGTAATAACTTTGATGGAATGCTTCCCTCTTGTCTTGCAAACTTAACCTTTCTTCAAAGTGTCGATATCTCTAACAATCGGTTCACTGGAAATATTGCGTCTTCTCCACTTTCTAAACTCACATCTCTCGTATCTCTAAACGTTTTGAATAACAACTTAGAAGTCCCGGTTTCCTTTGAGGCCTTTGCTAATCATTCTAGCCTTATAGAGGTATATACTGATGGAAATATCGGTGTTCCAGAAACTGAAAGTCGTGCTTGGGTTCCAACGTTCCAACTGAAAATCTTTTCCATGTCGAATTGTACTCACCTTCAAACGCTGCCTAGATTTCTTCACTACCAAAATCAGTTGACGTTCCTTGATTTTTCATTGAACCATTTAAGAGGAAGTTTCCCGAATTGGCTTTTCCAAAATAACACACAACTTACAGGATTGTCTCTGGGTGGTAATGCTTTCATTGGATCCTTCAACCTGCCTTTACATGCCCATCCTAGTGTCAAGTACATCGGTATATCAGAGAATCGATTAAGTGGGCAACTTCAAGCAAATATAAGTTCAGTGATTCCAAATCTCGTACTTTTGAAAATGAGTGGAAATTATCTCGAGGGACAAATACCTGCTAGCGTTTGGCAAATGAAACGTCTTGAAGCACTAGATTTGGCAAACAACCACTTTTCAGGAGAATTACCAACCGAAGTTGTCATTCCACAGTCAATGCAATATTTGCATTTGAATGGAAACAACTTCACAGGCGAAATTCCGAAGTCACTTTCTTCCACTAATTTGGCAGTGCTCGAACTCAGCAACAATAGTTTGTCTGGCATGATTCCGCAGTGGATGGGTCAGATGTCAGGATTAGTCCTACTTGCCATGTCTCATAATCATCTTCGAGGTCCTATTCCCGTGGAATTGTGCAATCTTGATCGTCTTAGGTTCTTAGACTTGTCGGAGAACCAGTTCTCCGGATTGGTTCCATCTTGTTTCAGCCACTTGGAACACCTTTTTCTCAACAAGAATCACCTGAGTGGAAACCTTACCCATGGATCGACGAACAACTCAGCTTTGCTCACTCTAGATCTCAGTGATAATAATATTGTAGGAACCATTCCACAATGGATTGGCAACCTTCCTGCACTCAACATTCTTCTTCTTAAAAACAACAAATTTGAAGGTGAAATTCCAAACCACCTATGTCATCTACAAAGATTGAGAATGCTCGACTTGTCTCATAATCATCTCACAGAATCAATTCCTAGCTGCTTGAGTAACATAAGTCAAGAGGTGACTTCTCAACAAATGTTTCGCTTACCAGCACTGAAAAGTTTTGCCTTTCAAAGTGTAGCATTTACGAGTGTATACACTATGTTTGACGCGGTAAGAATGAAGGTAGAGTTTACAACAAAGAGCTCTTCCTTTAATTATGAAGGCGGCCCCCTACTTTACATGTCTGGAATTGATCTTTCTTCAAATCACTTAAGCGGTGAAGTTCCTATTGAGCTTGGCAACTTAAGTGAGATACAAGTACTAAACTTTTCGCATAACAATCTCATTGGATCAATTCCAAAGACATTCTCCAATTTGCACGAAATTGGATGCATAGATCTCTCCTACAACAAGTTGAGTGGAAGAATTCCTGATGAGTTACTAGAGCTACATTCGTTGGCAGTCTTCAGCGTAGCACACAACAATTTATCAGGTGCTGTACCCGAGCTTAAAGGTCAGTTCAGTACATTTGACGAAAGCAGCTATGAGGGCAATCCTTTTCTTTGCGGACCACCATTGCATATCAATTGCACCAATGCTCAATTGGAACATCCGATTCAATCAAACGATGGAaacgaagaagaaggagaagatggATTCATAGATATGGAGATATTCTACATAAGCTTTTCAGTGGCTTTTCCAGTTTTTTTCATTGGGGTCATCACAACTCTTTGTGTAAATAGCAGTTGGCGAAATCAATGGTTTCACTTTGTAGAGAACCTTGTATTCTCATGCTACTATTTTCTGGTAGACAGAGTTACTGATATCTGTAGTAAGGTAACATCTTGA